The DNA segment GACCGTTATATCAATGATTTCGGCCGCATAATCACACGCCAACTCGCCGCTGCATCGGTTGAACCATTGTTTGCCAACCGGCCTCTGGAACTTGAGGTACTGATCAGCAACTTCCACTTTGACAACCACATTTCAGGTGCAGGCATTTACCGTCACGATGGCCAACTGCTGGCATCCAAAGGTGAGCTGCCACCGGTTCACGATATCGACTTCTCGCTTCCTGTTCAATCCACCGCTATTGAAGAACAGCTAACCAGTAAATTTACGCCTTATTCAATACTTCACATCAGCCCGATTGAATTTAAAGGTGTCACGGCCGGCAATGTTGTCATCGTGTTCTCAACCGACATCATGAATGCTGACTTTGAGGCACGCCTAGGGTACATCCTGCTAGCATCGTTATTTTTGGTCATGGTGGTGATTCTCGCGTCGATTTATTTGGGCAAAAAACTATCTCACCCAATCAGTACCCTCGCCTCGGCGGCCGAAAGCCTACAAACAGGCAAACTCTATGAAATCAAAGAACGCCGCAACGATGAGATTGGCCAACTCATCAATATTATCAACATGCTCGGCGCCGACCTGCTTCAAAAATCCCAAGTTGAAAACACCTTGCACCGCTTCCTCAATAAGGACGTTGCATCCAAGGTTATGCACCAGCTTGACCCCGTGCATATGGAAGGCGAACACGTTCATGCGACCGTATTGTTTGCAGATATCGTCGGCTTCACGACTATTTCAGAAAACCTTGAGCCTGATCAAATACAACGTTTGCTGAATGAGTATTTTGACTACCTTAACGCCTGTGCCCGTTTTTTCTTCGGCAATATCGATAAATTCATCGGCGACTGTGTGATGGTTGTGTTTGGCGCCCCCAAAGAAGATCCGCAGCACCCCTACCATGCCATCGCATGTGCTGAACTGATGCAAAAATTGATGAAAAAGCTCAATGAACGTCGCCGAGCTGAAGGCCTTTACACCATCGAACTGCGCGTTGGCATCAACAGCGGTAATATGCTGGCCGGGTTGCTCGGTGCTAGAGAACGCATGGAATATACCGTTGTCGGTGACGCAGTAAACCTCGCATCACGTCTATGCAGCGAAGCAGAAAGCGGCGAGATTGTTATCGAAGAATCACTCTTCAAGGCAGTGAATCCCAAGTACCCAATGGAAGTTGATTCACTGAAGAAAATCCGTGTTCGTGGCAAAAAACAACCCGTTAATATCTACCGTGTTAGCCATATTCAACACGCAATGCCAGTCGCAACGGATGATTTGATTAAGGATATCCTGGAACACAATGCCTATTAAAGTCTCACAATCGATACGACTCATGCTGGCTGGTGGATTTATCACATTGATCACCGCTTGCAGCTTTGCGCCCACCAAAAGCAACGTTGAAAACCTCGCAGATCAGCAACGATACGATGCAGCGATTGACGCCTGGGAAGACATGCCTGAGCTACTGCAGCAACAAGTCGACATTGATGGCATACGCAAAGCGCGAAACATCTATGAAACCGCCACCGTCGCGACCTTGAAACAACTCGTGCGCCAGAACAACTATATTGAGGCGCAACCTCTAGTGCTGGACTTGCAACAGAATATTCCAGAAAGTAACGTCGCGAAAAACGCAGTCGACGCCTACTACCGCTCCGAAAAAGTTTACATGCAACGCTATCAACATCAATACAATCAAGAGCTCGCACGCTTTCTGATCAAAGAGCAGCCCATTCTTAACAAACTTCGACGCGGGCAAACGCGCAACCGAAAAAACCAACAACTGGCGAATGATCGCCAAAAAGAGCGAGAGGAGCTTAGCGTCTACCTCGGTGAGTATGGCTTAGCCGCTTTGAAACGTGGTCACCGCATTACGGCTAAAACCAACCTTATCCTGGCCGAACATCTCAACAGCGACAAACGCTGGAGAAAAGGCCTCGCGAACATAGAACAATACAATCAGACACGTGAAGATGCACGCTTGGCAGAACTCAAGCAGCAGCAAAACACCGCCTGGCAAACATCAGCAGATGCTTACCTCGTTCACTTTATGCGAAAAAATTGGTTGTCCGCACGGAAACAACTCCGCCAAATTATCAGCTTGAGTGATTCCCCGGAACAAAAAGCTTGGCATAACGCCCAGCGCCAGCAACTGCAGGAAATTATTGATCAAGAAGTGAATCAGGCATTTCAGCGTGGTTTGAATCTTTATTCTCAAGGTTACATCGATCAAGCTATCGCTATTTGGGCTGAGGTTTTACCGCTGAGCCCAAATCATCCGGACCTCAACGAAAGCTTGCAACGCGCAAAGAGCTTTCAACGCACGTATAAAGAACTCCAGCCGGATAAAACTGTGGAATTCTGATCTGCTGGCGTTGGCTATTTTTCATCGAGAGAAATAGTATCGCTGAGCTGCGAGTTTAGCGCCTCGATATAATTATCGGGAAACGTCCAAATTGCAGATCCATCATTACGGCGAACCAGCCCACGCTTTCCAGGTGCCAACTGATAACGCAACAGGGTTAGTAGATCACTGCTAACCCAGGGGCTGTTTCGAAAGTAACTATGCCCATTCCCACTGCCTGCGTTTTCCGCGCGCGTTGCATTCACAAGGTACAAATGATCGCCAAAAGGCACCTGCTCGATATCCTCCTGCAATATATCTTTTCCGCCTTCAGCACCAAACTGCCCTAAACGCTCCCGCCCCAGTATAAAGTGCGAAAAACCCAGCGCATCATCAGACTGCGACGAGTAAACCGTTAACCCACGCATCAGTTTTAACATGCCGTATTCAATGCCATTAAGGAAGCTATCACTGTCGTAATCACTGCTAATCAGGACAACTTCACCCAAGCGTTGCTGCTCCAGCATCTGCGCCCGCCCCTTATTACCATTCACCAGTGTCATCTCTTTTAACGCATTAATCACAACACGCCCACCAGCACTAAAGCCGATAACATGAATACGTTCCGCCTCAGAGTGCTTCGCTAACACATTAAGAAACCGGTGAAGGTACATGCCAGAATAATTAGCAGTTTCAATGTCTTTTCCGTAAGCCAAGCTATTCGGCGTCGACGGCCACGAGTACGCAACAAAAGCCCCTTGATAACCTAAGTAATGCCAAAGTTGTGCGCCGACCAAAACCGGCGTATCAAAATACGCCTTATAACCATGCACAAAGATATAGATATCTTTCACACGCGACTGGGCCAGTGTTTTATTCACTTGCGCGATAAATTCTGGGCCACTCTCAAGTGCATCCTTATGTTTGACCGGATCCAATCGCAATGGTGATAAAGTTTCTTCCAAAATGCCGTACTCGTGGACAGCATCGATCCAGGTCGGGTACGCTTTTTCGCGCTCCGAAGATAAAAACACTTCTGCGAGATCATCCCACGTATTTTCACCATCACCCATACCGATGCTCGCAGTGCCGCCCCGCAGTGCATAACCTCGCTCATGCTGGTAAAAGCGAGGTTGATCCTTGATCTCGGAATTTGACGGCACACGCTGAGTCACATAAAAAATATCTTTCGGGTAGGTATCATGTGATGACAAGTCTTCTCCGAGCGCATCATAATTGCGTTGGGCATAAATGCCCGGGGCTTCCATCAAATCAATTTTGACTTGCTGATTCGTGGAGCAACCGGATAAAAAGATCAGAAAAACGCTGACGCAGAATAAATAACTTCTGTTATCCATCAAATAAACCATTTTAATTCCGTGTACACTTTAGTGAATCCCGGTTGATTATACGCTTGGTATCACGAGCTGAGAAACATGAAGTCGACTGTTAGGTGCAAAGACCTAAGAATATCCGATTACCACATAGCAAATAAAGACAACGACTACTTCTAACAGAAACTCATAACTTCAATGGAGTGTATTTCGATGCAAAAAACGGCTCGCCACCTACTTTTTATTCTCTCATTGGCACTGGCACAATCGACGATTGCAGCCGAGGCACCCAAACGCTATATCGGTAAAACCGCGATGTTTTACGTCAACGGCGACATGCCATTTCTGACTCGGGTAGACACAGGCGCACGCACAACATCCATCAACGCCCAGAATGTTGATATCGCAGATGCTGCTGAAGACAAAAATGACAATATTGGCAAGCAAGTTAGCTTCACGATTATTAATGGTAAAGGTGAAGAGCGACGGATCACTTCCACTATTCAAGGCGTTACGAAAGTGCGCAATTCCCAAGGCACTGAATACCGCTATGAAGTACCAATGAAACTGCGCTGGGAAGACATCGAAACAACCTTAAACGTCAATTTGCGTGATCGTAAGACAATGTCCTACAAGCTCCTTTTAGGACGTGATTGGATGCACGGTCGTGTGGTAGTCGATGTCGACAACAACGAAGGTTTACAAAACTAAACACATCAAAACCTCGCTATGTTCAGCCCGGAAACTTCGGGCTTTTAATACTGCTGTCAATTCAATGTAATACCTCCCCTAAACACTCCACCTCTATGACAAATGCTGTCAACTCTATGTCACACTTAAGGCCTTACTTGCTACTTATATTTCAAACCGCCTCGTTATAAATAATCAAATAAATCAAAAACATAAATCAATCTAACATTTTAATATATGGGGATATTTAGACTGTCTAAGCTATTACGTTAGACTTGAAATTCCGATACCATGGCCTTGTGAGATTTACGTGATATTTCAAGTTACGTTGCATCCCACCTCTGCCACGCTATCAAAATTCTAGGAAGATCAGATGTCTAAAAAAGCTTTTACCAAAGCAAGCATGGTTGGCGCCTCTGTAGCATTGTCTACACTGCTAACCGGTTGCTTCGAATCCTACATTCCAAACCCTTTCAACAAGCCAGTTTTAGGTGACCAGCCAGCGCACTATGAGCGCGAAGGCATGAGTGCTGACTACGTCGAGGCTTGGGAAGACGGTCTGCGTACGGACATGACACCTGGCCACTTCGAGTGGTGGTACTTTGATGCTGAATTAACTGACGGTACCAAAATTGTCGTTGTATTCCACACCAAGAGCATGTTTGCTGTTGCTGAAGAAGCGTCCCCACGCTTCACCATCGACATCACACCTCCAGGCCAAGACACCATCAAAGTAGGCGGTCTATTTGAACCCGAAGAAGCATCCTTTTCTGAAGAAGGCTTCAACCTGACTATGGGCCCTAACTTCGGCTATGGCGATCTAGACGAAGCGGTGATTCATGCAGAATTCGCCCCAGCCGGCATTGTAGTTGATTTCACTTTCAATCGTATCGTTCCATCATGGCGCCCAGCGAATGGCCACTGGTACTTCAATAAAAACGAAGACACCTTCTTTGCATGGCTGCCTTCTATGCCGAAAGCTGAAGTTACCGGTAGCTTGACCGTACAAGGTCAAACTGTTGAAGTTTCAGGTTCGGGTTACCACGATCACAACTGGGGTAACGCCGGCATGGACACCATGTTTAGCAACTGGTGGTGGTCACGTGGTGACGTTGATGGCAAGGTTGTTCTAGCTAGCGAACTACGCACACGCCCAGCGCATGCTTCACAGAAAATGCCAATCATGATGGTAGCCGATGAAACCAATGGCCTGCTGGCAGATGCAGCACGCGAAGGTGCAACCTTCTCGCTGACTGAATCTAACGTCATCGCACATCCAGACCCAGCTAGCCCGGAAACCATTGCACACACATTGAACTTCGCATACACCTATGACGAAGATTCCGTTGACCTGACTCTGAATCTAGATAAAGTCTTAAACTCAACAGACTTGCTCGAAATTAGCGACAAATCTGAGCAAGAGAAAAACCTAGCTCGCGCTTTGGGCATCGACCCTTGGTACAGCCGTATTTTCTCGAACGCGACATTGAACTACACCATCAATGGCGAAGAGTTTGAAGGCGAAGGTTTCTCTGTTATGGAGAAAATGGATTTTGAATAAATCCTGAATCGTTCGACGATTTATAGGGGCCATATGGCCCCTTTTTTTCGGGCTTCAAAAACGTAACGCCTTACATACAACAACGAAGTGGATCAATGGTGATCTCGGTAAAATCAAACATAACCCTCACTTTCCAAGTCTCGTAACATCAAAACTGATATATTTCTCACTGCCGGATATTCCGCCCTGCCCCGATAATTGATTTCTTTGGGCACAAAAAAGCCCACGCTCAGGTGGGCTTTATTTACAGGCATCTATGGCAAGTAATTAATTAATTGCTTAATCAATCGTCAACATAACTCGCACAGTGTTATCAACATCTTTGCTGTCAATATATGCAATGGCACCGGGGTTAGCAGCAACCCATTGTTTGACGGCCTCAGCATTATCCAACACGCGCGGCGGCTTACCCTTCGAAGAGAACAACATGCGCGACCAATAAGAATTCAAATTAGGTTCACTCTTACGAATCACCTTTTCAAGAAACTCGGCACGCACTTCGTTACCCGCTGGTAGATCAGCAACCACGGATTTTACGCCATTCGGAAAAACCTTACTCTTACCAAGAAAGATCTTTCTTACCTGCTGTTCCTGCAGGCTGGATTTATTCTCAGGGTTAACAATGACCGCTACAGAAGCCTGAACGGAAACCGACAATAGCAAAGCACCAGCCGACGCCAGGAGTTTTGCATAGGTTAAATTTTTCATTCTGCTCCCTCCTTAAAATACAAGATCAAGACCCAAGCGCAGGGCTTGTGGTCGACTATCTGATGATTGACCGTATGCTTGAACATTCTGCATCAAGTATTCAGCTTTAAATGCTGCATTCGGATGAAAATCGTAACGTGCCGTTAAGATAAATGTGTCTTTCTGGCGAACATGGAATTCCTTGATCGCGTCTAAAACCTCACCCTCAAATAACGCGACAGCACCGTTTAACAAAGCTCCGTTGATCGACTCGTTAACATCAACAGTTGCTGGATCGTCCGCCCTGCTTTGCCCCTTCAATGCAGCTAGCTGCTTACCGACAGCTTTACCAACATCCTTATTCTCATTGTTGTCATCCAGAGTATATGTACCGCTGATTGTCCAATCATCCGTTACGCGAAATCCAGTCATAACGTAAAAAGAATTCAGATTGCCTCGTGCCGCCGTTTTATCCAAACGAATAGCAGTCGCTTCAGCAACGATGAATACGGTGCCGAAATCCATCATGGTGCCCAACCCGTAGAAATCGGTTCTGACATCGTCCCACAATAATGTATCCGCCAACGCAGCTTGGTCGAGCAAAGGATTCAAACCCAAGCTTGCGGCATAAAAATTCAATCCGGCAATCGACTGAAGAACACTCGGGTCAACACCATTGGAACGATTAAGAACCACCTCCATATCCGAGTAATTGCTGATTCCGGTATAGAAGGTCGCACGCAACGTTAACCAATCGTTCTCAACAGCCCACTTGGCACCGAATGCGTCTCGCATCTCAAAATCAGCGTACTCCAGTTCTGAAAGTTGCTCATTAGATTGGCCATACCACGCACTGAAATCTGAATACCAGTCAGAACCCAAGTCGGTCGTATAGTGAAATTCAATACCTTCATTCGAACGTAA comes from the BD1-7 clade bacterium genome and includes:
- the cyaB_2 gene encoding Adenylate cyclase 2, translated to MKFSGLKKPALSLAAQYAATISLLVFISMGALTFMMVYNQIEENDRYINDFGRIITRQLAAASVEPLFANRPLELEVLISNFHFDNHISGAGIYRHDGQLLASKGELPPVHDIDFSLPVQSTAIEEQLTSKFTPYSILHISPIEFKGVTAGNVVIVFSTDIMNADFEARLGYILLASLFLVMVVILASIYLGKKLSHPISTLASAAESLQTGKLYEIKERRNDEIGQLINIINMLGADLLQKSQVENTLHRFLNKDVASKVMHQLDPVHMEGEHVHATVLFADIVGFTTISENLEPDQIQRLLNEYFDYLNACARFFFGNIDKFIGDCVMVVFGAPKEDPQHPYHAIACAELMQKLMKKLNERRRAEGLYTIELRVGINSGNMLAGLLGARERMEYTVVGDAVNLASRLCSEAESGEIVIEESLFKAVNPKYPMEVDSLKKIRVRGKKQPVNIYRVSHIQHAMPVATDDLIKDILEHNAY